The following is a genomic window from Synechococcales cyanobacterium T60_A2020_003.
TCATCCTGGCATTTTACGCCGCAGAGCGGCGGGGAATCGACCCGCAGGGATTGAAGGCATGGTACTCTTGAGACAAATGGTCTTAGCTCGGATCTTCCCAACAATGAGCCCAGAGGAGCGGTTGCAGCACCAGGAGGATATTTTTGATAGTCCCGACAGCCTGGATCGGCTATGTCGCGTGAGTGGTGGCCATGCCCGCAACCTGCTACGTCTGCTGAACAGTTGGATTAGTGAGTTTGAGCTACCGCTTCAACGGGAAACCTTGGAAACCGTGATCCGGCTACGGCGCAGTGAAGCCCAGAGACCAGGTTTTCCTTTCATTGGATGCATCCTCCCAACACGAGAAGAGCTTTCTGCTTCTATTCTCTTACACACCCAATGATTTCGCTATCGATGTAAACGAATTTGAGGGATTCTTAATGTCACAGGGTGGTCTACCAAAATGACAGCTACTTAAACTCTGTAGGGGCTTGATCCCCCGTCTCCCCTTAAAAAATGGGGGAAGTAGCCTCGAAATCCCTCTTGAAAAGGGGGACATCCCCAGACTTTTCGGATGAAAACAAGATCTGTAGACACGGTAGAGATCCAGAGAGTGGGTATACAATGCATGAATCATGATTCCTGAAGCCGATACAATAGGAGTCAGAAGGGTTTTCCGTAGCCACTCAGCCCGTTTAGTTTGAGTTCATGCAAGCACTGCTCCGTTTCATCCCAGCGTTCAAACCCTTTTGGGATTTATACCGACAGGCCTCCCTGGCTCCGGCCACGAGCCTAGACGGTTGGTCACTGGAGGATCGCGATCCGCAGGTCATTGAGCAACTCTTGCCCGCGATGGACTGGCTCTATCGCTACTACTTTCGGGTGAGAACCAGCGGTTGGGAGCATATCCCTCCAGAGGGAAAGGTGCTATTGATTGGGTCTCACAACGGTGGACTCGCTGCGCCTGACTTGTACATGATGATGCACGACTGGTATCAAACCTTTGGGGTTCACCGTCCCGTTTATGCCCTCATGGATCCCACGATCTGGAAAGCCCTACCGGGACTCGCCCGCCTCGCCACTCAGGTCGGAACGCTCCGGGCTCATCCCAAAATGGCGATCGCCGCTTTGCACCACAACGCTAGCCTATTGATCTATCCGGGGGGCGTTCAGGACGTGTTTCGACCGTACTCAGAACGCAACACCATTCACTTTCACGGTCGTCGAGGATTTATTAAACTCGCCTTACAAACAGAGACACCGATTGTTCCGTTAATTTCCCACGGAGCCCACGCTACCCTGATTGTCCTAGCGGATATCTATCCTCAAATACAGCAACTTCATCAGTGGGGGGTGCCGTGGTTGTTTGGCATCGATCCTGAAGTTTGCCCCATTTACCTCGGACTTCCCTGGGGCATTGCGATCGGGCCACTGCCCAACATTCCGCTACCCGTTCAAATTCATACGCGGGTCTGCCATCCCATTGTGTTTGATCGGTATGGAGAAGCGGCAGCTCAGGATAAAGCCTACGTTCAGGCGTGTTACGACTTGGTGCAGAATCAAATGCAATCTGAACTCGATCGTTTGGTTCAAGAGAGTTGCGTATCCCCTTAGGATTGGGTTAAGACAGGTCTGATGCGTAGAGAGAACCGTTGCCCCTCCTCGAAAGCCCTACCGTTTGATTGAGCGTCTAGGCCGACATCCCCCTTTCCCAAACAGTTGTCTATAGACACCTAACGCTAAGGGCTTGACGATCCCTCGTTGGAGTTGTCGATTTTTTGAACGAGTGTTTCAGCCATCTGTATTGCCTTTGAAAGTAGGATGTGCTCCTGTTGCCCCATACCTGCTTCCTCACTCACCATGCTGTAGATGTGGGGATTGGCCAGCATACCAGCCAATAGCTGGGTGGCAATCTCTTTGACGTCGGTTTCTTTGGATGTCATTCTTGCTCGCCTCCTGTTCAATAAGGCGTATCCGTGTTGTTCAACATCGTTGCGCTTTCTCAGCGTATCAAGTCTGCCAGCACACGGGTCACCCTGCGGCTGAACTTTACCATTCGCTATGGTGTCCGAGTTATGCGGATGAAAGGACTTGAACCTTCACACCTTGCGGTACTAGAACCTAAATCTAGCGCGTCTACCAATTCCGCCACATCCGCGTAGCTAAACTATACTAGCAGAACCTTGTCCTCAATGGGCAAGACCCGTTAAACATTTTTAGTACCCATAGCACTTGTCGTTCAATGGTCGCTATTTTAACTAACCGCTAGGATTCCTCCGCAGAGAGGGCGATCGCCCGCCGTTGATTCAAACACGTCAATCCATCGTGATAGGCCTGATCAAACAATGCTTCTAGTTTGGGATGCACGCCTCGCAGGCGATCGACCACCGTTTTTGCCCATTCAAAATAGTCATACTGCCGCTGAAGTGGCCAGTCTGCAGGTGGGGATATGGCCATATCTCGCAAATTAGCAGTCTTATCCGCTAACTTCACGAGCTTGGCGCGATCGCTCAGATGCGGCGCATGGTCGATTTGAAGCTGCTTGCGGGCGGATTTTGGTAGGGATTTGTCATCGGTGACTTGGCGGACAACCTCGGTGACCTCCGAACCAAAGGTTGATTCCAGTTCCGCAAAGGTTGTGTCGGTATCTTCGACGGTATCGTGCAGCAGTGCTGCGAGAATCACGACCGTATCGTCAATGTTCGACTCGTTCCATAGGATCTGCATGAGGGCGATCGGGTGGTTGATGTAGGGCGTCACATCGTCCTTACGACGCTGATGGCGATGTTTGAAGGCTGCAAAGTGGGTGGCATGGATCAATGCACCCATATCCCTACTGTTGAAACTTGAAGACTCGTGCTGAGAGAGCATGGACAGAGATCCTCGCGATCGCTAATCTACACTCCCGTTATAGCGCCTCTATCCTCATCGCCGACGAGCCGTAACCTCGATTTCCAGTTTCATCTGGGGATCGGCGAGACCTGCGACTATCATGGTAGCGGCGGGTCGGATCTGTCCCAGGTAGCGTTGAAACACAGGCCAACAGGGTTCAAAATCCTGGCGATCGGGGAAAATATAGCGAATCCGTACAGTATCCTGTAGCGTACAATTGGCCTGGGCTAGGGCAGCTTCTATGTTTTGAAAGCACTGCTCAGCTTGAACCACGACATCGTCTGCAATGGTCATCGTGGCGTAGTTGTATCCCGTTGTGCCCGACACAAACACCCAATCGCCATCAACCACGGCACGAGAGTAGCCAATCTGGGCTTCAAATACTGAGTTTGAGGAGATCAGGTAACGTTCCATGGAAATAAAGTCGAGCTTAGAACGGAGGATAGGGGCGATCGCCACCATCCCCTACTTTAAAGTCTTAAGGCTTGCTATGAGCAAGACACGCACCTGCGTTTTCCTGAAAATAGACTTTTTTCATTGTTGGGAGTGACGCACTGACGTCATAAGGGATTGGTCTGGATACCAGAGTAAATTTCCGGCTGCAAATACTGTTTGATCCTTACAAAGGCTGGAACCATAACACCTGATCCTGCGATCGCCCAGCGAGATAGAACTGATGTACCTAATCCTAGCACTGAGCATTGAGCGTTTTGATTGACAGTTTAATCACCCTTCGTTACGAATCTGGGTGACCCCGGCAATCTTGACGGCACATACGCAATAATAGGAAGAAGCTAGTTTGAGAATGAATCTCACGTGCGTTGGTGGTTACTTCAGCACGACGGCGATTTGCTTCTCACCTGCATTCAACGCTTATTGACGCTTTCAACGTTACTGTCTATGACTTCAGCGGTTACTTCCGATTCAACCCAAGCGATGGGCGACCTCAAGCGAGGACTCCCCGTTACGATCATCACTGGCTTTTTAGGAAGCGGCAAAACAACGCTGCTTAACCACATCCTCAGCAACCAGGAAGGACTGAAGACGGCTGTACTTGTCAATGAGTTCGGCGAAATCGGCATTGACAATGATCTGCTGATTACCACCGGAGAAAACGATGACAACATGGTGGAACTCAGCAATGGCTGTATCTGCTGCACTATCAATAATGACCTGATGGATGCTGTCTACCGAGTCCTGGAACGGCAAGATCAGATTGATTATCTGGTTGTAGAAACCACCGGACTGGCCGATCCACTGCCGATCGCTCTTACCTTCTTAGGAACGGAACTCCGCGATCTCACCCGTTTGGATTCCATTGTGACGGTGGTCGATTCCGAGAACTACAGCCTCGATTTGTTCAACAGTCAGGCGGCCTACAACCAGATTGCCTACGCCGATATTCTGCTGCTCAACAAAACGGATTTGGTGGACGAGGCCGATTTAGATTTGCTGGAAACCAAGATTCGGGACGTGAAGCAAGATGCCCGAATTCTGCGCACCACCAAGGCGCAAGTTCCTCTACCTTTGATTCTCAGTGTAGGACTGTTTGAGAGCGATCGCTATTTTGAAACCGAGTCGGATCAGCACCACGATCATCACGATCATTCCAATTGTGATCATGACCACGGCCATTGTGAACATGAGCATCACGACCATGATCACCACGATCATTCCAACTGCGATCATGATCATGGCCATTGCGAACACGATCACGACCATCACCACTCCAATCACCTAGAGATTGATGGGTTCACATCGATTTCCTTCCAGAGCGATCGCCCCCTCTCGATTCGCAAGTTCCAGCATTTTCTAGATAACTTGCTGCCAGCCAGCGTATTTCGCGCTAAGGGCATTCTCTGGTTTGACGAAAGCCCAAAACGGCATATCTTCCACCTCAGTGGTAAGCGATTCACCCTCGATGATGAAGAGTGGAAAGGCGAACCAAAGAATCAACTGGTGTTGATTGGTCAAAATCTCGATCAGGAAACCCTAAGGCAGCAATTAGAAGACTGCATCTGCATTCCATCAGTGAATCGCGGCAAAGGGTTTGGTAAATAGATTCGCTGGATCAATTTAGATTAAGATGGCTAGGCGATTCTCCAATGGGGAATCGCTTAGTTGTGGGAAGGAATGAACGTATGCGAGTAGTGGTACAGCGGGTTTCGTCCTCGCAAGTCGTCGTTGGGGAGCAAGTCGTTGGCGCAATTCAACGGGGACTCAATCTCTTGGTTGGCATTGCCGAAACAGACACCGAAGCCGAGTTGGACTGGATGGTAAAGAAATGTCTAGAACTGCGGATTTTTCCCGACAGTGCCGGAAAGTTTGACCAATCGGTGCTGGACAT
Proteins encoded in this region:
- a CDS encoding RidA family protein gives rise to the protein MERYLISSNSVFEAQIGYSRAVVDGDWVFVSGTTGYNYATMTIADDVVVQAEQCFQNIEAALAQANCTLQDTVRIRYIFPDRQDFEPCWPVFQRYLGQIRPAATMIVAGLADPQMKLEIEVTARRR
- a CDS encoding GTP-binding protein, yielding MTSAVTSDSTQAMGDLKRGLPVTIITGFLGSGKTTLLNHILSNQEGLKTAVLVNEFGEIGIDNDLLITTGENDDNMVELSNGCICCTINNDLMDAVYRVLERQDQIDYLVVETTGLADPLPIALTFLGTELRDLTRLDSIVTVVDSENYSLDLFNSQAAYNQIAYADILLLNKTDLVDEADLDLLETKIRDVKQDARILRTTKAQVPLPLILSVGLFESDRYFETESDQHHDHHDHSNCDHDHGHCEHEHHDHDHHDHSNCDHDHGHCEHDHDHHHSNHLEIDGFTSISFQSDRPLSIRKFQHFLDNLLPASVFRAKGILWFDESPKRHIFHLSGKRFTLDDEEWKGEPKNQLVLIGQNLDQETLRQQLEDCICIPSVNRGKGFGK
- a CDS encoding acyltransferase family protein, which gives rise to MQALLRFIPAFKPFWDLYRQASLAPATSLDGWSLEDRDPQVIEQLLPAMDWLYRYYFRVRTSGWEHIPPEGKVLLIGSHNGGLAAPDLYMMMHDWYQTFGVHRPVYALMDPTIWKALPGLARLATQVGTLRAHPKMAIAALHHNASLLIYPGGVQDVFRPYSERNTIHFHGRRGFIKLALQTETPIVPLISHGAHATLIVLADIYPQIQQLHQWGVPWLFGIDPEVCPIYLGLPWGIAIGPLPNIPLPVQIHTRVCHPIVFDRYGEAAAQDKAYVQACYDLVQNQMQSELDRLVQESCVSP
- a CDS encoding bifunctional (p)ppGpp synthetase/guanosine-3',5'-bis(diphosphate) 3'-pyrophosphohydrolase — encoded protein: MGALIHATHFAAFKHRHQRRKDDVTPYINHPIALMQILWNESNIDDTVVILAALLHDTVEDTDTTFAELESTFGSEVTEVVRQVTDDKSLPKSARKQLQIDHAPHLSDRAKLVKLADKTANLRDMAISPPADWPLQRQYDYFEWAKTVVDRLRGVHPKLEALFDQAYHDGLTCLNQRRAIALSAEES